A single window of Granulicella mallensis MP5ACTX8 DNA harbors:
- a CDS encoding pyridoxal phosphate-dependent aminotransferase yields the protein MTYPLHGGQLRQIAERFGIAPSQLLDFSANINPAGPPPAVLSTLRTSLDDLSTLTDYPDLQELELKQSISQYSGVAPENIAVANGFVSLLEAALRTLKIRRCLLPVPGFVEYRRTLERAGVEVCLHELNTQSKFSYDPAALTAGQHDAILLANPQNPSGVCHSAETLQTLVTRAAETNTYVFLDEAFIDYVPEHSLTTAVDRFANLIVFRSVTKFHGIPGLRVAYAVSNHELASSLSESLPPWPITTLASRAVSAALGDQPYAVRSRAENAERRTTLQNDLEQLGLLVYPSAANFLLFRLPATIDPDRFWQHMIVAHQIVLRACANYEALPAGHFRVGVRTQEENARLSTAISKSLSYFAGTR from the coding sequence ATGACCTACCCTCTGCATGGCGGTCAACTCCGGCAGATCGCCGAACGATTTGGCATCGCCCCGTCGCAGCTTCTGGACTTCAGCGCCAACATCAATCCGGCGGGCCCACCACCTGCCGTGTTATCAACGCTGCGCACGAGCCTCGACGATCTATCGACGCTGACGGACTATCCCGATCTGCAGGAGCTCGAGCTTAAACAGTCGATCTCTCAATACTCGGGAGTCGCCCCTGAAAACATCGCCGTCGCCAACGGCTTCGTCTCCCTGCTCGAAGCAGCCCTGCGAACTCTGAAGATTCGTCGCTGCCTGCTTCCGGTCCCGGGTTTCGTCGAATATCGCAGAACGCTTGAGCGTGCAGGCGTTGAGGTGTGCCTCCATGAGCTAAACACTCAATCGAAATTCAGCTATGATCCCGCAGCACTGACTGCCGGACAGCACGACGCCATCCTCCTTGCGAATCCGCAGAATCCTTCGGGCGTCTGTCACTCTGCTGAGACGCTGCAAACTCTAGTCACGAGGGCTGCTGAAACAAACACCTACGTATTCCTCGACGAAGCCTTCATCGACTACGTCCCGGAGCATTCGCTCACAACAGCGGTCGATCGTTTCGCTAACCTGATCGTCTTTCGTTCCGTCACGAAGTTCCACGGCATCCCCGGCCTGCGCGTGGCCTACGCCGTCAGCAATCACGAACTGGCTTCATCCCTCAGCGAGAGCCTGCCGCCCTGGCCCATCACCACCCTCGCCTCTCGCGCTGTAAGCGCAGCACTGGGTGACCAGCCCTATGCTGTTCGTTCGAGGGCTGAAAACGCTGAGCGTAGAACCACACTGCAAAACGACTTGGAACAGCTTGGACTACTCGTCTATCCCTCGGCGGCGAACTTCCTCCTCTTTCGGCTGCCCGCAACCATCGATCCGGATCGTTTCTGGCAACACATGATCGTTGCTCACCAGATCGTCCTGCGCGCCTGCGCGAACTACGAGGCCCTTCCTGCCGGACACTTCCGCGTTGGCGTCCGAACGCAGGAAGAGAATGCTCGTCTCTCGACGGCGATATCGAAATCGTTATCGTACTTCGCCGGAACCCGGTAG
- a CDS encoding YihY/virulence factor BrkB family protein has translation MRVTDHTLTATDPLAQRIWDQVARSPLRSLWNFEGASPKLVWKRTFQAMMSDNLLSRAAEMGYYFLFALFPTLVCASSILGLAARQASRIYDSLLHYLALVVPGSAYNMVIETFNQTAAAATGGKITLGLVAALWSASVGFAAIQDGMNTVYKVRESRPYWKARGAAILVTMLLSVMVTANLGVLLGGDLIAKLVYVRIWHHALATTTAIVVHLVQWVVASGLLLLQFSTIYYFAPDLKAKRWHWITPGAAIGISGWVLASLGLRVYLHFFDNFSLTYGSLGAVIILLTWFYITGLMLLLGAEINSEIQAAVIEKQLKAAGVIPPEVVAEPPVRDLPGSGEVR, from the coding sequence GTGCGCGTCACAGACCATACACTTACGGCGACCGATCCTCTGGCCCAGCGAATCTGGGATCAGGTCGCGCGGTCGCCGCTGCGCAGCCTGTGGAACTTTGAAGGTGCAAGCCCGAAGCTCGTGTGGAAGCGTACCTTCCAGGCGATGATGAGCGACAACCTGCTCTCCAGGGCGGCCGAGATGGGATATTACTTCCTCTTTGCGTTGTTCCCAACGCTGGTTTGCGCGAGCTCGATCCTGGGACTTGCGGCGCGGCAGGCATCGCGCATCTACGACAGCCTGTTGCACTATCTCGCGCTGGTCGTGCCGGGATCGGCGTACAACATGGTCATCGAGACCTTCAACCAAACGGCTGCCGCGGCAACGGGCGGCAAGATTACGCTGGGGCTGGTAGCCGCCTTGTGGTCGGCGTCGGTAGGATTCGCTGCGATTCAGGACGGCATGAACACGGTGTACAAGGTGCGCGAGTCGCGGCCTTACTGGAAGGCGCGCGGCGCGGCGATCCTCGTTACGATGCTGCTCTCGGTGATGGTGACGGCAAACCTTGGCGTGCTGCTGGGCGGAGACCTGATTGCGAAGTTGGTCTACGTGCGCATCTGGCATCATGCCCTGGCAACGACGACGGCTATCGTCGTTCATCTTGTGCAGTGGGTTGTGGCCAGTGGTCTGCTGTTGTTGCAGTTCAGCACGATCTATTACTTTGCGCCCGATCTGAAGGCCAAGCGCTGGCACTGGATCACTCCCGGAGCCGCCATCGGAATCTCTGGCTGGGTGCTGGCCTCACTGGGACTGCGAGTGTATCTGCACTTCTTCGATAACTTCAGCCTCACGTACGGATCACTGGGCGCCGTCATCATCCTGTTGACGTGGTTCTACATCACCGGGCTCATGCTGTTGCTGGGCGCGGAGATAAACAGCGAGATTCAAGCGGCAGTGATCGAGAAGCAATTGAAGGCAGCCGGTGTGATTCCGCCGGAGGTGGTCGCGGAGCCCCCTGTGAGAGATCTACCGGGTTCCGGCGAAGTACGATAA
- a CDS encoding polysaccharide deacetylase family protein, with amino-acid sequence MAATLNTKFDRLDSDMRKGLHECKTGARKMHPDDSAFDYEHKLSVSMRGPRYLSVLVSDAYFCGGAHPENNDEALVYDVTTGAAIDWLTMLPGSSIGYKAEDTSHSSSVIWPPLQQLALEQADDDCKDVYREKNLSFILWPDADQGAIVAEADGLSHISSALCGEQVVLDIPSAQRLGISPTLLSLVVAAHAASQTSAAKNH; translated from the coding sequence ATGGCGGCGACGCTCAACACAAAATTCGATCGCCTCGATTCCGATATGCGCAAAGGGCTTCACGAGTGCAAGACCGGTGCAAGGAAGATGCACCCGGACGACAGTGCTTTCGACTATGAGCACAAGCTATCGGTTTCCATGCGCGGTCCTCGTTATCTGAGCGTATTAGTTTCGGACGCCTATTTTTGCGGAGGGGCGCATCCCGAAAACAACGATGAGGCGCTGGTTTATGACGTCACCACAGGTGCGGCGATCGACTGGCTCACCATGCTCCCCGGCTCCAGCATAGGGTACAAGGCAGAAGATACTTCGCATTCATCCTCAGTAATCTGGCCTCCACTGCAACAGCTTGCACTGGAACAGGCCGACGACGACTGCAAAGATGTTTATCGCGAAAAGAATCTGTCGTTTATCCTTTGGCCGGATGCCGATCAGGGAGCCATCGTGGCAGAGGCAGACGGTCTCTCCCACATAAGCTCTGCACTCTGCGGAGAACAGGTCGTGCTGGATATTCCCTCCGCACAACGCCTTGGGATTTCTCCGACCCTCTTGTCTTTGGTCGTTGCGGCCCACGCCGCCTCACAGACCTCGGCGGCTAAGAACCACTGA
- a CDS encoding TetR/AcrR family transcriptional regulator, whose amino-acid sequence MPQSLKSPLSPRKAPVQARSIASVDAILEATIQVLLSVGKERLTTTKVAQRAGVSVGTLYQYFPNKSALLQAALKRHLDEVHNIIVRTCREQEGQTLAQMATVLITAFLRAKMKDVKTSVALYSVSSDVDGAKIVQQSGNRSNKAIAGMLASSSDPLATDPQLAASMLQGAMVGVSRRLLESPSPDKQFEPLLKELIFLACAYLKACSARLSV is encoded by the coding sequence TTGCCGCAAAGCTTGAAATCCCCCTTATCTCCCCGAAAAGCGCCGGTTCAGGCGCGTTCAATCGCCAGTGTAGACGCGATTCTCGAAGCGACCATTCAGGTTTTGCTTAGCGTGGGAAAGGAACGGCTGACCACGACAAAAGTAGCGCAGCGGGCGGGGGTATCGGTTGGAACCTTGTATCAGTACTTTCCCAATAAGAGTGCTCTCTTACAGGCTGCGCTGAAGCGTCATCTGGACGAAGTCCACAACATTATCGTTCGTACCTGCCGAGAGCAGGAGGGCCAAACGCTCGCACAGATGGCTACCGTTCTTATCACTGCTTTCCTTCGGGCCAAGATGAAAGATGTGAAGACGAGTGTCGCTCTCTACTCCGTGAGCTCCGATGTGGATGGAGCGAAGATCGTGCAACAGTCGGGCAATCGCTCGAATAAAGCGATTGCTGGAATGCTGGCAAGCTCCTCCGATCCACTGGCGACCGACCCACAGCTCGCAGCTTCGATGCTTCAAGGGGCGATGGTTGGAGTTAGCCGCAGGCTGCTGGAATCTCCTTCTCCGGATAAGCAGTTTGAGCCTTTGTTGAAAGAGCTTATCTTTCTCGCCTGCGCCTATCTGAAAGCCTGTTCTGCACGACTATCTGTCTAA
- a CDS encoding aldo/keto reductase family oxidoreductase: MTNSRDLNASFTLPGTSMTVNRMGYGAMQLAGPQVWGPPRDVNVAVSVLRESLELGVNHIDTSDFYGPHVVNQIIKQALHPYRNGLVLVTKVGARRAEDKSWPHALSRQELIDAVHDNLRNLGVDRLDVVNLRVGGLAAPTEGSIAEPLTVLAELKQQGLIRHLGLSNVSPAQLKEAETITEIVCVQNFYNVANRSDDRFIEDLAARGIAYVPFFPLGGFTPLQSGVLDAAAASLQATPMQVALAWLLQRSSNILLIPGTSSLEHLRENMAAEKLQLPPEVIAKLDSIGGAAGQ, translated from the coding sequence ATGACGAATTCTAGAGATCTCAATGCCAGCTTCACGCTTCCAGGCACTTCGATGACCGTGAATCGAATGGGTTATGGAGCTATGCAACTCGCCGGACCGCAGGTCTGGGGACCGCCACGCGATGTCAATGTTGCCGTCTCTGTTCTACGAGAGTCCCTCGAGCTTGGAGTCAATCACATCGACACCAGCGACTTCTATGGTCCCCATGTCGTAAACCAGATCATCAAGCAGGCGCTGCACCCCTATCGGAACGGCCTTGTCCTCGTTACCAAAGTCGGTGCTCGCCGGGCTGAGGACAAATCGTGGCCCCATGCGCTCTCGCGCCAGGAGTTGATCGATGCCGTCCACGATAATCTCCGCAACCTCGGTGTCGACAGGCTGGATGTCGTCAATCTTCGGGTGGGAGGACTCGCGGCCCCTACGGAGGGATCGATCGCAGAGCCGTTGACGGTCCTGGCTGAGCTCAAACAACAGGGGCTCATTCGCCATCTCGGTCTCAGCAATGTCTCTCCAGCGCAGCTCAAAGAGGCTGAGACGATCACGGAGATCGTTTGTGTGCAGAACTTCTACAACGTGGCCAACCGGAGCGACGACCGCTTCATCGAGGACCTCGCCGCACGGGGTATCGCTTATGTGCCGTTCTTTCCGCTGGGAGGATTTACGCCCCTACAGTCGGGGGTGCTCGATGCCGCGGCGGCCTCGTTGCAGGCTACTCCGATGCAGGTTGCGCTCGCCTGGCTTCTGCAGCGTTCGTCCAATATCCTGCTGATCCCCGGGACTTCTTCTCTCGAACATCTTCGCGAGAATATGGCTGCGGAGAAGCTTCAGCTGCCGCCTGAGGTGATTGCGAAGCTTGATTCGATTGGTGGGGCTGCCGGTCAGTAA
- a CDS encoding 30S ribosomal protein S1, translating to MPNEITPTSLPPVENTTESSTESFGDLLAQFEHSHSHKTEDGAKQLEGIVVTVDAESVYLDIGFKTEGILPRTAFENNAEGLAAGSKFPVSVKGRNPEGYYELSRIHVAQPKDWSSLEEAFAQKAAVSGVVTAVVKGGLTVDIGMRAFMPASRSGVRDAAEMEKLVGQEITCRIIKLDTEEEDVVVDRRVLVEEQARVLEQSRYAELKEGDIVSGQVRSLASYGAFVDLGGIDGLLHISDISWSRVGTPEDVLTVGQQLQLKVLKVEPESKRISLGLKQLEAEPWEAVGEKYKEGQRITGSVTRLMDFGAFVELEPGIEGLIHVSEMSWVQKVRKPSDLLKSGDTVDAMVLSVSPAERRISLGLKQALGDPWAEVPKKFPVGAAIEGPVTRLMKFGAFVELAEGVEGLVHISEISADKRINHPQDVLRVGEVVKAQVIGLDPEKRQLRLSMKQLIPTGFAEYMEEHKVGDVVSGRVVEQSADSAIVELGDGIRVTCLKSAKAAVEAKSDSGAALDLSSLTSMLNARWKTGAPAAGSQPEPFGVGQVRSFRLVKLDPEAQQIEVELA from the coding sequence ATGCCTAACGAAATTACCCCTACCTCCTTGCCTCCCGTCGAAAACACAACCGAATCGTCCACTGAGTCGTTTGGCGATTTGCTCGCGCAGTTCGAGCACAGCCATTCCCATAAAACAGAAGACGGCGCGAAGCAGCTGGAAGGCATCGTGGTTACGGTCGATGCAGAGTCTGTGTATCTGGACATCGGCTTCAAGACCGAGGGAATCCTGCCGCGAACCGCCTTTGAGAACAACGCCGAAGGCCTGGCTGCAGGAAGCAAGTTCCCGGTCTCGGTAAAGGGCCGCAATCCGGAGGGCTACTACGAGCTCTCCCGCATTCACGTGGCTCAGCCCAAGGACTGGTCCTCGCTGGAGGAGGCCTTTGCGCAGAAGGCCGCGGTCTCAGGCGTCGTGACGGCAGTCGTGAAGGGCGGCCTTACGGTCGATATCGGCATGCGTGCGTTTATGCCGGCCTCTCGCAGCGGTGTGCGCGATGCCGCCGAGATGGAAAAGCTCGTCGGCCAGGAGATCACCTGCCGCATCATCAAGCTGGATACGGAGGAGGAAGACGTCGTCGTCGACCGGCGCGTCCTCGTGGAGGAGCAGGCTCGCGTGCTCGAACAGAGCCGCTATGCCGAGCTCAAGGAAGGCGATATCGTCAGCGGACAGGTTCGCAGCCTCGCGAGCTACGGCGCGTTTGTCGATCTCGGCGGCATCGACGGCCTGCTGCACATCAGCGATATCTCCTGGAGCCGTGTAGGCACGCCGGAGGATGTTCTGACTGTCGGCCAGCAGCTTCAGCTCAAGGTCCTCAAGGTCGAGCCGGAGAGCAAGCGTATCTCGCTTGGCCTGAAACAGCTCGAGGCAGAGCCCTGGGAGGCTGTGGGCGAGAAGTACAAGGAAGGCCAGCGCATCACCGGCTCGGTCACACGGCTGATGGACTTCGGCGCGTTCGTCGAGCTGGAGCCGGGCATCGAAGGCCTCATCCATGTCTCGGAGATGTCGTGGGTCCAGAAGGTGCGGAAGCCCAGCGACCTGCTCAAGTCAGGCGACACGGTCGATGCGATGGTGCTCTCCGTGAGCCCGGCCGAACGCCGCATCTCTCTCGGCCTGAAGCAGGCACTCGGAGACCCCTGGGCAGAAGTGCCGAAGAAGTTCCCTGTGGGCGCGGCTATCGAAGGCCCTGTCACGCGCCTGATGAAGTTCGGCGCCTTCGTGGAGCTGGCGGAGGGCGTCGAGGGCCTGGTTCACATCAGCGAGATCAGCGCGGACAAACGTATCAACCATCCGCAGGATGTCCTGCGGGTCGGAGAGGTCGTCAAGGCCCAGGTGATCGGCCTCGACCCCGAGAAGCGGCAGCTCCGGCTCAGCATGAAGCAGTTGATTCCTACGGGCTTCGCAGAGTACATGGAAGAGCACAAGGTGGGCGATGTGGTCTCCGGCCGTGTCGTGGAGCAGTCGGCGGATTCGGCCATCGTCGAGCTTGGCGATGGGATTCGCGTCACCTGCCTGAAGTCTGCCAAGGCGGCAGTTGAGGCCAAGAGCGACAGCGGTGCAGCCCTGGACCTGTCGTCCCTGACCTCCATGCTGAATGCCCGCTGGAAAACGGGTGCGCCTGCGGCAGGCAGTCAGCCGGAGCCGTTCGGCGTCGGCCAGGTTCGCAGCTTCCGGCTGGTAAAGCTCGATCCAGAGGCGCAGCAGATCGAAGTAGAACTGGCTTAA
- a CDS encoding Ig-like domain repeat protein, whose protein sequence is MPLFDARRFSQSLLRLLSLALLTTVAAHSAQGQAAPQITRQVDVGAVTPLKGSVHPLVRKGAAADLGAVPDSTPTGRITLLLKRPQAQEQALQQFLSDAHSKGSPNYHKWLTPAQFGQQFGLADSDMNAVTSWLESQGLKVEKVSAGKSAIQFSGTAGLVGAALKTSLHKYSLNGEMHHANATELQIPAALSSVIAAVGPLNDFRPKPLSHLLGSAEFNPQNHQLKPQFTLSVAGFDLGLAPEDIATQYDIQPAYSQGITGAGQTIGIINDTNIDLSLVAAYRKLFKLDANPSNPNLPQVVIDGNDPGVNGDAVEAYLDVELSGAIAPQATVRLYTAAGNDYSDGLSLAVTRAVEDDAASVLSLSFGGCEAFNVPFGNVFYNSEWEQAAAQGQTVMVSSGDAGSADCDVAGSQFAEFGRQVNALGSTPWNISVGGTDFYYPGGLNTIFNFWSQTNDNKNGSLLQPLPEQPWDNSIYGKNLGNLDEVVGGGGGQSACAIPGAGTDPLTGIVLENSNGGTTTLDCAQYAGYPKPAWQTGPGVPADGVRDLPDISMFAANGDNGSSYVTCEAPGDCSGDVPGTTQLQVTQIGGTSASTPVFAGVMALVNQKYGPQGQANTVLYPLAQRVPAVFHDITVGSNNVPCSPTTALSIECVPDATGGTSSIGGWSATPGYDLASGLGSVDVSKLISNWGAVSFQGTRTTLSASTRTFVHGQSINLNASVLGSNGIPTGNVALVTTLPQYASTGLGTIALNAEGHGTLTTNQLPGGTYSLTAQYAGDVRYSASQSQPVSFSISPEKSVLRPTTHAETLTYPNGVPTVTDLGPIKNGATYPYGTVFFVDLQVAGSRESASTVGTPATGSTTLFDHGIPISTNPLDVTGSSSYSNLALPIGQHSLQYVYSGDSSYLPTAQSSAGPLSFTVVRAPSIITPNLTAPVSIMVGGNIVFEVQVSGTGGGVAPTGQVTFTMGNLPPQVVTLRPQIGGGFEQGSGVAYAAAYFANIPAGSYTIKASYPGDQNWGPSVSAGEDLTAAGVSPLLPSFPRITVSSTGTGPIQPSTPLTATVTVSGGSGATIAPTGEFALVDEGTLIGVGTLVPSSSGATATGQVSFRGASLYGGVNELWVLYIGDANYQDAFSPLTTYTENGNDFTLIATTQNVNIRSGESGVAFLELQGLNNFSGGVNLSCKVTGGPSGNKELPSCLVPPTAIVQTTRPSTSIVLLNTEVFGRHSSAIPAGTYTAVITGTTGAATHDVSVPIVVQGDSFRR, encoded by the coding sequence ATGCCCCTGTTTGATGCACGTCGATTCTCTCAATCGTTGTTACGCCTCCTCTCGCTCGCTTTACTTACAACGGTCGCTGCGCATTCCGCGCAGGGCCAGGCCGCTCCCCAGATCACGCGCCAGGTGGATGTTGGAGCTGTCACTCCCCTGAAGGGCTCCGTGCATCCCCTGGTGCGCAAAGGCGCCGCCGCGGACCTTGGCGCTGTTCCCGACAGCACCCCGACCGGTCGCATCACGCTGCTGCTCAAGCGTCCCCAGGCGCAGGAGCAGGCTCTGCAACAGTTCCTGAGCGACGCGCACAGCAAAGGCTCGCCCAACTACCACAAGTGGTTGACCCCGGCTCAGTTCGGCCAGCAGTTTGGCCTGGCCGACTCCGACATGAACGCCGTCACGTCCTGGCTGGAGTCGCAGGGCTTGAAGGTGGAGAAGGTAAGCGCAGGAAAGAGCGCCATCCAGTTCTCCGGCACGGCAGGCCTGGTGGGGGCGGCGCTGAAGACCTCGCTCCACAAGTACTCCCTCAATGGGGAGATGCACCATGCGAACGCCACAGAGCTGCAGATTCCCGCAGCTCTGAGCTCGGTGATCGCTGCTGTCGGCCCATTGAACGATTTCCGCCCGAAGCCGCTCTCCCACCTGCTGGGCTCGGCCGAGTTCAATCCGCAAAACCATCAGCTCAAGCCCCAGTTCACGCTTTCGGTGGCAGGCTTTGATCTCGGTCTCGCGCCGGAAGATATCGCCACGCAATACGACATTCAGCCTGCCTACTCCCAGGGCATCACGGGTGCCGGTCAGACCATCGGAATCATCAACGACACCAACATCGACCTCAGCCTGGTCGCGGCTTATCGCAAGCTCTTCAAGCTCGATGCCAATCCCTCCAATCCGAACCTGCCGCAGGTCGTTATCGACGGCAACGACCCTGGAGTCAACGGGGACGCGGTGGAAGCGTATCTCGACGTGGAGCTTTCAGGAGCTATCGCTCCCCAGGCCACGGTTCGCCTATACACCGCAGCCGGTAACGACTACAGCGATGGACTCAGCCTCGCGGTTACACGCGCGGTAGAGGACGATGCTGCCAGCGTGCTTAGCCTCAGCTTCGGTGGCTGCGAGGCCTTCAACGTTCCTTTTGGCAACGTCTTCTACAACAGCGAATGGGAGCAGGCGGCGGCCCAGGGACAGACCGTGATGGTATCCAGCGGTGACGCGGGCTCCGCGGACTGCGACGTTGCAGGCTCCCAGTTTGCCGAGTTCGGCAGACAGGTCAACGCACTCGGCTCTACGCCCTGGAACATCTCGGTTGGCGGCACCGACTTCTACTATCCCGGCGGCTTGAATACCATCTTCAACTTCTGGAGCCAGACCAACGACAACAAGAATGGTTCTCTGCTTCAGCCGCTCCCTGAGCAGCCCTGGGACAACAGTATCTACGGCAAGAACCTGGGAAACCTCGATGAGGTCGTAGGCGGCGGGGGAGGCCAGAGCGCCTGTGCGATTCCCGGCGCGGGCACTGACCCACTGACCGGCATCGTGCTGGAGAACTCGAATGGTGGAACGACAACCCTGGATTGCGCGCAATACGCGGGTTATCCTAAGCCCGCCTGGCAGACCGGTCCCGGCGTTCCTGCCGATGGTGTCCGCGACCTGCCGGATATCTCGATGTTCGCTGCTAATGGCGATAACGGAAGCTCCTATGTCACCTGCGAGGCGCCTGGAGATTGTTCCGGGGATGTTCCTGGAACCACTCAGCTTCAGGTCACCCAGATCGGCGGAACCTCTGCCTCTACTCCGGTGTTTGCAGGCGTAATGGCTCTGGTGAACCAGAAGTATGGACCACAGGGACAGGCCAACACGGTGCTCTATCCTTTGGCACAGCGGGTGCCGGCTGTCTTCCACGACATTACGGTAGGCAGCAACAACGTGCCTTGCAGCCCCACTACGGCTCTCTCCATTGAGTGCGTTCCCGATGCTACGGGAGGGACCTCTTCGATCGGCGGCTGGAGTGCTACACCCGGCTACGATCTGGCCAGCGGTCTTGGTTCGGTAGACGTCAGCAAGCTGATCTCCAATTGGGGCGCGGTCAGCTTCCAGGGGACTCGCACGACCCTCAGCGCCTCGACCAGGACCTTCGTTCATGGTCAGTCCATCAATCTGAACGCGAGTGTCCTCGGCAGTAACGGCATCCCGACCGGTAACGTCGCGCTGGTCACCACCCTCCCTCAATACGCCTCCACCGGTCTTGGCACCATCGCTCTCAATGCAGAGGGCCATGGAACTCTGACCACCAACCAGCTTCCGGGCGGCACGTATTCGCTCACCGCGCAGTATGCCGGCGATGTGAGATACAGTGCTAGCCAGTCGCAGCCCGTCTCGTTTTCCATCAGCCCGGAAAAGAGTGTCCTGCGTCCCACGACCCATGCCGAGACCCTCACGTACCCGAATGGCGTGCCCACAGTGACCGATCTTGGCCCGATCAAGAATGGAGCGACCTACCCTTACGGCACTGTCTTCTTCGTCGACCTGCAGGTCGCGGGCTCGAGAGAATCAGCCAGCACGGTCGGTACACCGGCCACGGGCTCAACCACACTCTTCGATCATGGGATTCCGATCTCGACCAACCCCCTCGATGTGACCGGTTCCAGCTCGTATTCGAACCTCGCACTCCCGATTGGCCAGCACAGCTTGCAATACGTCTACAGCGGCGATTCGAGCTATCTGCCGACCGCGCAGAGTTCGGCGGGTCCGCTCAGCTTCACCGTCGTCAGGGCTCCCAGCATCATCACACCTAATCTGACGGCTCCAGTCTCGATCATGGTTGGCGGCAATATTGTGTTTGAGGTTCAGGTCAGCGGAACCGGCGGGGGAGTAGCGCCCACCGGACAGGTGACCTTCACTATGGGCAATCTGCCTCCGCAGGTTGTGACTTTGAGGCCCCAGATCGGTGGCGGCTTCGAGCAGGGCAGCGGAGTCGCTTACGCCGCAGCCTACTTCGCGAATATTCCCGCCGGCAGCTATACGATCAAAGCCTCTTATCCTGGCGACCAGAACTGGGGACCTTCTGTCTCCGCAGGGGAAGACCTTACGGCCGCGGGTGTCAGTCCGCTGCTGCCATCCTTCCCCAGGATTACGGTTTCGTCCACGGGAACTGGCCCGATTCAGCCCTCGACGCCTTTGACTGCGACGGTCACCGTCTCCGGCGGCTCAGGGGCTACCATCGCACCGACGGGGGAGTTCGCTCTGGTAGATGAGGGAACTCTGATCGGGGTGGGGACTTTGGTTCCTTCTTCGAGCGGTGCCACGGCCACAGGGCAGGTCAGCTTCCGCGGGGCTTCTCTCTATGGTGGTGTCAATGAGCTGTGGGTGCTGTACATAGGAGATGCCAACTATCAGGATGCCTTCTCTCCGTTGACTACCTACACCGAAAACGGAAATGACTTTACGCTGATCGCAACCACGCAGAACGTCAACATCCGTTCCGGCGAGTCTGGAGTAGCGTTCCTGGAACTGCAGGGGCTCAACAACTTCAGCGGTGGAGTCAATCTCAGTTGCAAGGTGACCGGTGGCCCAAGTGGGAACAAGGAGCTGCCGAGCTGCCTGGTTCCTCCTACAGCGATCGTTCAGACTACTCGTCCTTCCACTTCGATTGTGCTGCTCAATACGGAAGTGTTCGGTCGGCACTCTTCCGCCATTCCCGCTGGAACCTATACAGCGGTCATTACCGGGACGACAGGCGCGGCAACGCATGACGTCTCAGTACCGATCGTCGTACAGGGAGATTCTTTCCGACGGTAG